The bacterium genome includes a region encoding these proteins:
- a CDS encoding class I fructose-bisphosphate aldolase, with the protein MDIQTLTKVANVMVSPGKGILAIDESHPTCKKRFEKLGVEFTEENRRAYRELLITAPGTEQYLSGMILFDETIRQKTSDGTPFSEVLKRKGIIPGIKVDAGTKELELYPGEKITEGLDGLAERLKEYIALGAKFAKWRAVITVGPKIPTSACIKANAQALAQYAAICQELNVVPIVEPEILIDGDHTIERCYEVCAATWDMIFAELAEQGIALAGMILKTSMVLSGKDNPAQASTEEIARLTVKCLKEHVPHSLAGVVFLSGGQDDEDATIRLNAMHRLGEMLPWPLSFSYGRGIQNPALKIWATDKTKIKEAQVALLERARANALASRGKYKL; encoded by the coding sequence ATGGATATTCAGACACTAACAAAAGTCGCAAATGTGATGGTTTCTCCCGGAAAAGGGATCTTGGCAATCGATGAGAGCCATCCCACATGCAAAAAGCGTTTCGAAAAACTTGGCGTGGAGTTCACGGAAGAAAATCGCCGTGCGTATCGGGAGCTTCTTATTACCGCGCCCGGAACGGAACAGTATCTTTCCGGCATGATCTTATTCGACGAGACCATCCGGCAAAAAACCTCTGATGGTACTCCGTTTTCAGAGGTATTGAAACGAAAAGGCATCATTCCTGGCATTAAGGTAGATGCAGGCACAAAAGAACTTGAATTATATCCGGGAGAAAAAATAACCGAGGGGCTCGATGGACTTGCCGAGCGTCTGAAGGAATATATCGCGCTTGGAGCTAAATTCGCAAAATGGCGCGCGGTCATCACCGTAGGACCCAAAATCCCCACATCCGCATGCATCAAGGCAAACGCACAGGCACTTGCACAATATGCGGCTATCTGTCAGGAACTGAATGTCGTACCAATAGTAGAGCCTGAAATTTTGATAGACGGGGACCATACTATTGAACGATGTTATGAGGTATGTGCGGCCACGTGGGATATGATCTTTGCGGAACTTGCAGAGCAGGGGATTGCTCTAGCCGGAATGATCTTGAAAACCAGCATGGTGCTATCCGGCAAAGATAATCCCGCGCAGGCAAGTACGGAGGAGATCGCGCGCCTTACTGTAAAGTGCCTGAAGGAACATGTGCCGCACAGTCTTGCCGGCGTCGTATTCCTTTCCGGAGGGCAAGATGATGAGGATGCCACGATACGCCTGAACGCCATGCATAGGCTCGGCGAAATGTTGCCATGGCCGCTTTCGTTCTCCTATGGCCGCGGAATACAAAATCCTGCCCTTAAGATATGGGCAACGGATAAAACAAAGATCAAGGAAGCGCAAGTGGCACTGCTTGAACGCGCACGGGCAAATGCGCTGGCATCCAGGGGCAAATACAAATTATAG
- a CDS encoding acylphosphatase, producing MSKTQIIITGDVQGVGFRYSAQEKANELGLILHETENRPDGSVVLVVGGQDETTLPLVSTLGTAPASTKHQKRGAGLQKFIAWAKIGPVGARVKNINVQKI from the coding sequence ATGTCAAAAACTCAAATCATCATAACCGGAGACGTACAGGGTGTCGGATTCCGTTATTCTGCCCAAGAAAAAGCAAACGAACTTGGTCTTATCTTGCATGAAACAGAAAACCGGCCGGACGGGAGCGTCGTGCTGGTTGTCGGCGGACAGGACGAGACCACCTTGCCCCTCGTGAGTACACTCGGGACTGCACCCGCCTCTACGAAACATCAAAAGAGAGGGGCGGGCTTGCAAAAATTCATCGCATGGGCTAAGATAGGCCCCGTAGGAGCAAGAGTGAAAAATATTAACGTCCAGAAAATATGA
- the rplI gene encoding 50S ribosomal protein L9 translates to MKVILIKDVLSLGKKYDLKTVADGYARNFLLPRGLAVFSTPVLMKDAERKKAAIITSQETDLKTTQELARQLDGYALEIHAKAAEEGTLYATVGIEELKSAFAKKKIDIGNARLGSGELLKELGKHSVILNLPHAIEVKINVVVVKEASGASKNTKKRTLKGKQKPAS, encoded by the coding sequence ATGAAAGTAATCCTTATTAAAGACGTCTTATCTCTGGGAAAGAAATACGATTTAAAAACTGTCGCGGACGGCTACGCGAGGAATTTTTTGTTGCCAAGAGGTCTTGCGGTCTTTTCAACCCCAGTCCTTATGAAAGATGCCGAACGAAAAAAAGCCGCTATAATAACTTCCCAAGAAACTGATCTGAAGACGACTCAAGAACTTGCACGGCAGCTCGACGGATACGCGCTTGAAATACATGCCAAGGCCGCGGAAGAAGGAACTTTGTATGCAACCGTTGGCATTGAAGAATTGAAATCTGCGTTCGCAAAAAAGAAGATTGACATTGGAAATGCCAGACTGGGATCCGGAGAGCTTCTGAAAGAACTGGGGAAACATTCGGTCATTCTTAATCTCCCCCATGCCATTGAGGTAAAAATAAATGTTGTGGTGGTGAAAGAAGCAAGCGGTGCCTCAAAAAACACCAAAAAGCGGACGCTGAAAGGAAAACAAAAACCGGCCTCCTGA
- a CDS encoding response regulator yields the protein MASSSPQKKILIVDDDPLIVRMYERKLTKEGFAITLAANGEEGLKALEKETPDLVLLDVLMPKMNGWEALKKIKENPKTKNIPIITLTSLGDKPADIQKFKDAGVKEYLVKSEVDLKTLVATIWKHLS from the coding sequence ATGGCCTCAAGCTCTCCTCAAAAGAAAATACTCATTGTAGACGACGACCCGCTCATTGTACGCATGTATGAACGGAAGCTTACGAAAGAAGGCTTTGCCATTACGCTTGCCGCAAATGGCGAAGAGGGATTAAAAGCGCTCGAGAAGGAAACGCCGGATCTCGTGCTTTTGGATGTTCTTATGCCGAAAATGAATGGATGGGAAGCGCTAAAAAAAATAAAAGAGAATCCCAAGACAAAGAACATCCCTATTATCACGCTAACTTCTCTGGGAGATAAACCGGCGGATATTCAAAAATTCAAGGATGCCGGGGTTAAGGAATACCTGGTAAAATCTGAGGTTGATCTTAAAACGCTCGTGGCGACAATCTGGAAACACCTCTCGTAG
- a CDS encoding Gmad2 immunoglobulin-like domain-containing protein: MKKVFFLIGGAILVFFAASDGLEYYRAYRSQDATPAPTPTPLPSTVSATGTPEPIGNGNISVSAPGKYTNITLPFTVSGSARVFENTVTIVLKDTDGNELYHDFTTAQPRRSDFSEIKEVGVPTETSGSPDTGQLGPFTKTITYLQKPPASSDLTLEVFWNSPKDGEPLDIVSIPLVFNGSGARSTKVFFSNHGTDPSAACSTVYPVLRLTATMQAPVTSAIEQLLKGPTPEELREGYTTAIPSNIEMPRIAVSQGTATVDFKEDIFAYNQEPCILKTIYAQIERTLYQFPNISGAVISVEGRKKIFP, from the coding sequence ATGAAGAAAGTCTTCTTCTTGATCGGCGGGGCAATACTTGTGTTCTTTGCAGCCAGCGACGGTCTGGAATATTATCGCGCCTATCGGAGCCAGGATGCCACGCCCGCGCCGACCCCGACCCCTTTGCCAAGTACTGTATCCGCCACGGGAACCCCGGAGCCTATCGGTAACGGCAACATCTCCGTATCTGCTCCCGGGAAATATACAAACATAACTCTCCCTTTCACCGTTTCGGGAAGTGCTCGCGTTTTTGAGAATACTGTGACCATCGTCTTAAAAGATACCGATGGAAACGAGTTATATCACGACTTTACCACTGCGCAACCCCGACGCTCCGATTTTTCTGAAATCAAAGAAGTCGGGGTACCGACTGAAACGTCGGGAAGTCCAGATACGGGACAACTTGGGCCATTTACTAAAACAATTACCTATCTGCAGAAACCTCCTGCATCGTCCGATCTGACGCTTGAAGTGTTTTGGAATTCTCCGAAGGATGGGGAACCCCTTGATATCGTATCCATTCCTTTAGTTTTTAATGGGTCGGGAGCCCGCTCGACGAAAGTGTTTTTCAGTAATCACGGCACGGACCCTTCTGCCGCCTGCTCCACGGTCTATCCGGTTTTGCGTCTCACCGCAACTATGCAGGCACCGGTGACAAGCGCTATAGAACAGCTTCTGAAAGGTCCAACACCGGAAGAACTCCGGGAGGGGTACACTACGGCAATTCCGAGTAACATTGAAATGCCCCGCATTGCCGTCTCCCAGGGTACTGCCACGGTAGATTTCAAAGAAGATATATTTGCGTATAACCAAGAACCATGCATTCTTAAAACTATTTACGCGCAGATAGAAAGAACGCTCTATCAGTTTCCAAATATCAGCGGTGCTGTCATATCGGTTGAAGGACGTAAAAAGATTTTTCCATAG
- a CDS encoding cache domain-containing protein — translation MLSIFWINNIHFAIEFFGAVMFIVAAWLIADAGKLTRTKKSLVKVFGFGAVAVWQVLHALDISNELLLLGGMTLLILGLLCIALSVILETPPLRPKTFELLFFIPSVAGLLSGVYVAGGLLSLAIAVLAFRRYKAELNKPLKPFWFCFAFLAASFFLGSVSVKSLSPGTLWFAEHALRALAFGILAVWVWQYLLPRLKEELLLIFVAMSLAVSLVVTFTFSALLLARMRADASQSIQANARVFSYTLSRMSSELRAKSINGAGDEKLSRALATKDFAAMEDQAKMLQERLMVDFLTLTNETGEVLVRANLRTARGETILGDSAGVMALSGISAGDIGTTLPEGLSVRGASPVKDTSGKILGIIEVGESLDNVFLDAFKKVTGLDATVFQNDTLYASTVLDIDGLTRPTGVKLTDAAVRQSVLENGQAYSGGAFFLGRPHLASYIPLKDSKGTTLGIIATSRPEVEISKAAIATNRLTLFTTLLIVLALLIPAYFIVRKISDEQ, via the coding sequence ATGCTGTCCATCTTCTGGATAAACAATATTCACTTCGCAATAGAATTTTTTGGAGCGGTAATGTTCATTGTGGCGGCATGGCTTATTGCGGATGCCGGGAAGCTCACCCGAACTAAAAAATCTCTTGTCAAAGTGTTCGGTTTTGGCGCTGTTGCCGTATGGCAAGTTTTGCACGCGCTTGATATTTCGAATGAATTATTGCTTCTTGGCGGAATGACACTGTTGATACTGGGGCTGTTGTGTATCGCGTTGAGCGTTATTTTAGAGACGCCCCCTTTGCGCCCGAAAACATTTGAGCTGTTGTTTTTTATTCCCAGCGTTGCGGGTTTATTGTCCGGTGTCTATGTTGCGGGAGGGCTCTTGAGCCTTGCCATAGCCGTACTGGCATTCCGCAGGTATAAAGCCGAGCTCAATAAACCTCTCAAACCTTTTTGGTTTTGCTTTGCCTTCCTTGCGGCATCGTTTTTTCTTGGAAGCGTATCGGTAAAGAGCCTTTCGCCCGGCACATTGTGGTTTGCGGAACATGCGTTGCGCGCTCTTGCCTTTGGAATTCTTGCGGTATGGGTTTGGCAATACCTTCTTCCGCGTCTCAAAGAAGAACTTCTGCTCATTTTTGTAGCGATGTCTCTTGCCGTTTCGCTTGTGGTCACGTTCACCTTCTCCGCACTGCTGCTGGCCCGTATGCGGGCGGATGCGTCGCAAAGCATCCAGGCAAACGCGCGGGTCTTTTCGTATACCCTTTCACGCATGAGTTCGGAACTCCGCGCAAAAAGTATTAATGGAGCCGGGGATGAAAAATTAAGCAGAGCCCTTGCCACAAAGGATTTTGCCGCCATGGAAGATCAGGCAAAGATGCTTCAGGAAAGGCTTATGGTGGATTTTCTGACCCTGACGAACGAAACCGGAGAGGTTCTGGTACGCGCGAACTTGCGTACCGCGCGGGGAGAAACGATCCTTGGCGATTCCGCAGGAGTAATGGCACTTTCCGGAATTTCCGCTGGAGACATCGGCACAACCTTACCGGAAGGACTTTCGGTGCGCGGAGCTTCTCCGGTTAAGGATACTAGCGGAAAGATACTCGGCATTATAGAGGTCGGGGAATCGCTTGATAATGTTTTTTTGGATGCCTTCAAGAAGGTCACAGGCCTGGACGCAACCGTGTTTCAGAATGATACGCTGTACGCCTCCACCGTTCTTGATATTGACGGCTTAACGCGTCCCACTGGCGTAAAGCTTACCGATGCGGCAGTCCGTCAAAGCGTGCTTGAAAACGGGCAGGCGTATTCGGGAGGCGCTTTCTTTCTGGGAAGGCCGCATCTTGCAAGCTATATTCCTTTGAAAGATTCCAAAGGTACGACGCTCGGCATTATCGCTACTTCCCGCCCCGAGGTTGAAATATCAAAAGCGGCCATTGCCACGAACCGTCTGACGCTTTTTACGACATTGCTTATTGTGCTGGCCCTTCTGATCCCGGCATACTTCATTGTGCGCAAGATAAGCGACGAACAATAG
- the glpX gene encoding class II fructose-bisphosphatase, translating into MDRNIAFELGRICERAALACAPYVGRGDRHTADGAATDAMRKAFDDLYIRGTIVIGEGERDEAPMLYIGEKVGGKGEAAEGPELEIAVDPLEGTNLCANGWPGAITVIAAAVKGEGKLLHAPDVYMEKIAVGEACRGATDLQLSPTENLNRIAVRLEKPVKELTIMILDRPRHEKLIEEVRKAGARIKLITDGDVAGALACAKRESGIDCLMGIGAAPEGVLAAAGLRALRGEIQGRLIFKDDAEKERAKSMGVTDPDHIYTTEELAQGNVMFAATGVTTGDFLKGVRYTKHGAWTNTVVMRSRTHTIRWQEVEHHFDNEPYKS; encoded by the coding sequence ATGGATCGTAATATTGCTTTTGAGCTCGGAAGAATATGCGAACGGGCCGCGCTAGCCTGCGCTCCATATGTGGGCCGTGGAGATAGGCACACAGCGGATGGAGCGGCAACCGACGCCATGCGCAAGGCCTTCGATGATCTTTATATCCGCGGTACCATTGTCATTGGAGAGGGTGAAAGAGATGAAGCGCCAATGCTCTATATCGGGGAAAAGGTTGGTGGGAAAGGGGAAGCAGCGGAAGGGCCGGAACTTGAGATCGCTGTCGATCCGCTCGAAGGCACCAACCTTTGCGCTAACGGCTGGCCGGGCGCTATTACCGTTATTGCCGCAGCCGTAAAGGGGGAGGGCAAGCTTTTACACGCGCCGGACGTTTATATGGAGAAGATTGCGGTAGGTGAGGCTTGCCGGGGAGCGACCGATCTGCAATTATCGCCGACCGAGAATCTCAATCGTATTGCGGTGCGGCTGGAAAAGCCTGTGAAAGAATTGACTATCATGATCCTAGACCGACCAAGACATGAAAAGCTTATTGAGGAAGTCCGCAAGGCCGGCGCGCGCATCAAACTCATAACGGATGGCGACGTTGCCGGAGCGCTTGCATGTGCTAAACGCGAATCGGGCATCGATTGTCTTATGGGAATTGGTGCAGCTCCGGAAGGGGTTCTAGCCGCCGCGGGACTTCGCGCCTTGCGTGGAGAGATCCAGGGAAGACTGATTTTTAAAGATGATGCGGAAAAAGAACGCGCCAAGTCCATGGGGGTTACCGACCCCGATCATATCTACACCACCGAGGAACTTGCCCAAGGGAACGTAATGTTCGCTGCAACGGGCGTTACCACGGGAGATTTTCTGAAGGGCGTGCGCTACACGAAACATGGAGCTTGGACAAATACCGTAGTGATGCGCTCACGGACGCATACCATCAGATGGCAGGAAGTGGAGCATCATTTCGATAACGAGCCGTATAAATCTTAG
- the rpmA gene encoding 50S ribosomal protein L27 produces MAHTKASGSTRLGRESQSKRLGVKLFAGQKAKAGNIIVRQRGGKFLSGKNTKRGHDDTIYAMQDGIVSFQTKKRTRFDGHKKLVSVVHVK; encoded by the coding sequence ATGGCACATACTAAAGCATCAGGCTCAACCAGGTTGGGCCGCGAATCACAATCCAAGCGCCTTGGCGTGAAGCTTTTTGCCGGACAGAAGGCAAAGGCAGGAAACATCATTGTACGCCAACGCGGAGGTAAATTCCTTTCGGGTAAAAATACGAAGCGCGGCCACGACGATACTATTTACGCCATGCAGGATGGCATTGTGTCGTTCCAGACAAAAAAACGCACCCGTTTCGATGGGCATAAAAAATTGGTCAGCGTTGTGCATGTCAAATGA